From the genome of Streptomyces spinoverrucosus:
CCGGAGACCGGTGCCACGGAGATCATCGGCATCGGGGTCGCGGCGGTCGTCCTCGTCATCACCTTCGGCTCGCTGCTCGCGGCCGGACTCCCGCTGCTGACGGCCATCATCGGCGTCGGCATCGGCGTCGCGACGATCACGGCGCTGGCGAGCACCCTGGACCTGGGCTCGACGACCTCCACCCTGGCCACGATGATCGGCCTCGCGGTCGGCATCGACTACGCGCTGTTCATCGTCTCCCGCTACCGGGCGGAACTGGCCGAGGGCCGCGAGCGCGAGGAGGCGGCCGGCCGGGCCGTCGGCACGGCGGGCTCGGCGGTGGTCTTCGCGGGCCTCACGGTCGTGATCGCGCTGGTCGGCCTGTCGGTCGTCAACATCCCGATGCTGACGAAGATGGGCATCGCGGCGGCGGGCACGGTGGCCATCGCGGTCCTGATCGCGCTGACGATGATTCCGGCGCTGCTCGGTTACGCGGGCCGCAAGGTGCGTCCGGCGGGCGAGAAGAGCAAGCTGCTGGGCGGAACGCGCGCCTCGAAGCGGGGGCGCCCGAACATGGGCACGCGCTGGGCGAGCTTCGTCGTACGCCGCCCTGTCGCCGTGCTCCTGCTGGGCGTGCTCGGCCTCGGTGCGGCGGCCGTCCCGGCGGCGTCGCTCGAACTGGGCCTGCCCGACGACGGCTCCCAGCCGACGTCGACGACACAGCGCCGGGCGTACGACCTGCTGTCGGAGGGCTTCGGCCCCGGCTTCAACGGCCCGCTGATGGTGGTGGTCGACGCCAAGACGAGCGACGACCCGCAGGCCGCCTTCGGTGAGGTGACCGACGAGATCAAGGGCCTCGCGAACGTCGTGACGGTGACGCCACCGGTGCCAAACGAGAGCGGCGACACGGCGACGATCACCGTGATCCCCGACTCCAAGCCGTCGTCGGTGACGACCGAGGACCTGGTGCACGCCATCCGTGACACCGGCGCGCAGGTCAAGGCCGACACGGACGCGGAGGTGCTGGTCACCGGCTCAACGGCGATGAACATCGACGTGTCGGAGAAACTGAACGACGCGCTGATCCCGTACCTGATCCTGGTGGTGGGTCTGGCGTTCCTGCTCCTGATCGTGGTCTTCCGCTCGATCCTGGTCCCGCTGAAGGCGGCGCTCGGCTTCCTGCTGAGCGTGATGGCGGCGCTGGGCGCGGTGGTCGCGGTCTTCCAGTGGGGCTGGCTGTCGGGGCTGATGGGCGTCGAGGAGACCGGTCCGGTCATGTCGATGATGCCGATCTTCATGGTGGGCGTGGTCTTCGGTCTGGCGATGGACTACGAGGTGTTCCTCGTGACACGGATGCGGGAGGCCTACGTCCACGGGGAGAAGCCCAGCCAGGCGGTGGTGACGGGCTTCCGGCACGGCGCCAGGGTCGTCACGGCCGCGGCGGTCATCATGATGGCGGTCTTCGCGGGCTTCATCGGCTCCAGCGAGTCGATGGTGAAGATGATCGGCTTCGGCCTGGCGATCGCGGTCTTCTTCGACGCGTTCGTCGTCCGCATGGCGATCGTCCCGGCGGTGCTGGCGCTGCTCGGCAAGAAGGCCTGGTGGCTGCCGAAGTGGCTGGACCGCGCGCTGCCCAACGTCGACGTGGAGGGCGAGGGCCTGCGCACGGCGGCGGACCGCGCATCCAAGGACGAGGACCGGGAGCTGATCCGCGCATGACGCGGTGACGGCTTCCTGAGAGCCGGCCGGTGAGGGCACCGTGGGGACGGGGCTTGCCCTCACCGGCTTTTTTCAGGCGTCCTAGGCCGTGGAGCGGTGGCCGACGTGAACGACCCACACCACCAGTTCTCCGTTGTCGATCGTGTAGATGATGCGGTAGTCGCCGACGCGGAGTCGGCGTCGGTCCGGCTGCGAGACAAGGGCGGTGGTGTTACAGCCGAGCGGGTCGCTTTCCAGCTCCGTGAGCTTGACCAGGATGCGGAGCGCCATGTCCCGGGGGATCTTGGGGAGCTCTGCCTGAGCCTCTGGCCGGAAGACAGTGCGGTACTTACTCACTGCGCTCCAGCGTCTCCCTCATGACGTCCTCGATCGGGATGCCGGCTGCCGGGTTGGCCATCCGCTCGTCGATGATCCGGTTGATCTCGCGCTCTTCCCACTCCTGGTACTTGCGCAGGACCTCGATCGACACGACGGCGGCGACCTGCTTGCCGCGCCGGGTGATGACCGTAGGCGTGTCATCGCGGTCGGCCCGCTCGACCACCTCGGCCAGATGAGCGCGCACGTCACGGATGGACTCTATGGGCATCTGCGTCATGCACCAAAGGTGCATCGCGTCCCATGTGTACACATTGTCCTTTGTGTAGTTCGGCCCACACCGTCTTGCGTGGCTGTGGGCCGTGGGTCACGCCCCAGCGGTCGGCGAGTGTGTCGACGAGGAGGAGGCCGCGGCCGGAGTCGGTGTGTGGGGTGGGGTGGGTGAGCCGGGGGAGGCGGTCACCGCGGGTGTCGGTGACCTCGATGCGGAGGGTGTCGCCGACGACGTAGAGCGTCAGGCGGAAGTCGCGTCCCGGGACGCGGCCGTGGGTGGCGGCGTTCGCGGCGAGCTCGGCGAGGATGTGCTCCGCCGGGTGCAACGGGAGTCCCCAGGCGCGGAGTTGTTCGACACCGAGGAGGCGCGCGAGGCGGGCTCCGCGTGGGGTGGGGGACAGGAGCACGGTGAAGTTGCGGATGGGGTGGTCGAGTTGGGGCTCGGCGGGGGCGGCTTCTTGGTTCATGTCACTCAGCGTGGCGGAACGTGCTTGCCTTGACGTGGGGTGACGCCTGTGCGTACCGGGACTGTCTCGGCGTTGTCTCGTTTTGTCTTGGCTGTCTCGGGTGTCGCGGGGGAACGGAAGCCCGTTGGAGGTGGGTGGGCATGAGTAACGAGGGTGTGGACGAGGCCGGTTGGGACGTCGAGCCGGGGGACGAGAACGCGCCGTTGGTGGAGGCGGTAGGGCGCCTGGCCAAGCTCTGCCGGGAGGAAGCCGGGATGCGGGTTGCCGAGTTCGCGAGGGCGGTCGGCTACGGCGAGGACATGATCCGCAAGATCGAGCGGGGAGCGCGCATTCCCCGGGTGGAGTTCCTGGAGCGGGCCGATGAGGTGCTGAACGCCGGTGGACATCTGAAGGCGTTCAAGGAGGACATGCGCAGGGCCAGGTATCCGCAGAAGGTGCGGGAGCTCGCGCAGTTGGAGGGGCGTGCGGTGGAGCTCCAGCTGTACGGCAACCACAACATCCACGGGCTGTTGCAGACGCCGGAGTACGCGCGAGCGCTGCTGCAGACGTGGCGCCCCCGCTTGTCGGACGACGAACTGGAGCGTGCCGTGGCCGCACGGGTGGCTCGACAGTCGATCTTCGAGCGGGTCCCTGCTCCTGAGCTCAGCTTTGTCCAGGAGCAGGTGACGCTCGAACGCCCGGTCGGGGGGACAATGACCCTGCGTCGACAGCTCGAACGTTTGCTGGAGGTGGCTCAGTTGCCGAACGTCGAATTCCAGGTGATGCCGACGTCGTGCGCGGACCACCCGGGAACAGGCGGGCGAATCCAGATGCTGAAGTTCGGGGACGGTACGGCATTGGGGCGCACCGACGACGAGTTCGGTGGGCGGCCGGTCTCGGACCCGAGGCACCTCCGGGTCCTTGAGCTGCGGTATGGCATCATCCGGGCCCAGGCTCTCACGCCGAGGGAGTCCCTGGCCTTCATCGAGCAAGCCCTGGGGAGACTATGAGCACGCCGGAACTCCACTGGTTCAAGAGCAGCTACAGCGACAGCAGCAACCCCAGTGACTGCGTCGAAATAGCCATCACATCCGCCACTATCCACATCCGCGACTCCAAGGCGCCCGGCGTTGCACAGCTCACCGTCACTCCCGCCGCCTGGTCGGACTTCTTGACGCACGTCTCCGACTGGCCTACGCCCGGCCCCGCGTGCTGATCAGGGGGTACGAGTTGACGACGAACGCCGGGTCGTCCAGCAGCGCGTAGAAGCGGGTCAGCTGGGCCTCCGTGACGCCGTCCGCCAGCAGGCCCTCCCTCGCCTGTTGCATGTTCACGCGGTGCAAGGAGATGCCCTTGCCGCCTCCCGCCCAGGACTCGCCGTACGTCATGGACGTGACCTCGTGCAGGCCCGCCTTCGTCATCGCGGCATGCGTGCGCACGCCCCACCGTACGTCGGCACCCGCCTTCTCCAGTTGGGTGAGGAGGGCGGAATGGAGGTCCTGGAAGAGGGACGCCGATTCCTCGTCGGGGGCGGCCAGGATCGGCGTCCAGGTGCAGTCGAACTCGTCCAGGACCAGCCGGCCGCCGGGGCGGAGTGCCGCCACCAGACGGTCCAGGACGTCCAGGCGTTCGGGCAGGTGCAGCAGGACCAGGCGGGCGTGGATCAGGTCGTAGCCCTCGCCCGGGAGCGGGTCGTTGACGATGTCGTGGCGGAGGAGGCGCACCTGGGGAGGGTGTGGGCGTGACTGTGCCCAGCGAGGGTCCAGGTCGGTGATGGTGACCTCGCCGCCCGGGCCGACCTGTTGGGCCAGCCAGTCGCCCAGTGAACCGCCTCCTCCGCCGACCTCCAGGCACCGCCAGCCGGGCGCGAGGCCGGTGAGCTGGAGTTGGCGGCGCGAGAAGGGGTCGTAGCAGGACTCCAGGACGGAGAAGCGGTCGGGCGTGCGCGCGTCGGTGTTGTCGAACAGGTAACGGGACATATCGGCCATGATCGGGGAGCGCCACGGCGTATCGGCGGGGGCGCGCGGAGCAGCTGCTCAGCGTGTGGGTCGGCCTAACTCAGTCGCATGTGCCGTACACGGGTCGCTAGCGTGCCCTTCATGACCACTAGCAGTGCCCATCCCCGTTTCGCCGCCGCGCTCGACGCCCTCGGGCTCAGTGAGCTGCAGGCGCGGATCCGCCGGTTTCCCGACGCCACCCGTACCGCCGCCGAGGCCGCCGCGGCCATCGGGTGCGAGCTCAGCCAGATCTGCAAGTCGCTCGTCTTCGCCGCCGACGGGGTTCCCGTGCTGGTGTTGATGGACGGGGCGTCCCGGGTCGACGTGGAGCTGGTGCGGCAGGAGCTCGGCGCCGGGAAGGTCACGCGGGCCGACGCCGACGTCGTACGGGAGACGACCGGGTACGCCATCGGCGGGGTGCCGCCGTTCGGGCATCGCAGCAGGACGCGGGTGCTCGCGGACCGCTCGCTGCTCGACCACGACGTGGTGTGGGCGGCGGCCGGAACGCCGCACACCGTCTTCCCCATGGAACCCAAGGCGCTGATCACCCACGCCGGCGGCACCCTCGTGGACGTCCGCGAGCGCACTGCGTGACCCCACTGGTCACCGCGGCCGTCCTGCTCGCGGCGGTGACGCACGCGAGCTGGAACGCCATCGCCCACCGCATCACCGACAAGCTCGTCGGGTTCGCGCTCATATCGGGTGGTGGCCTGGTCATCGGGCTCGCGCTGCTGCCGTTCGTCGCGGTGCCGGCGGCGCGGGCGTGGCCGTATCTGCTGTTGTCGGCCGCGGTGCACATGGCGTACTACGCGCTGTTGATGAAGTCCTTCCGGCTCGGTGACTTCGGGCAGGCCTATCCGATCGCGCGCGGCAGTGCGCCGCTCGTCGTCACCGTGCTGGCCGCGGTCTTCGCGCACGAGGTGCCCGACGGATGGGTCGTGGCCGGGATCGCGGTGAGCTGTGCGGGGCTGACCGGCGCCGCGTTGTGGGGGTTGCGCGGGCGGCAGCCCCACTGGCGGGCGATCGGCGCGGCGCTGGCGACCGGGCTGTCCATCGCCGTGTACACCGTCGTGGACGGGCTGGGCGTGCGGGCGTCGGGGTCGTCGCTCGGGTATGTGGCGTGGCTGATGGCGGTGCAGGGAGTCGTGATACCGGCGTACGCGGTGTGCGTCTGGCGCGCGGAGACCGTCGCGCGCCTGCGGCCGTTCCTCGGGCTGGGGCTGTTGGGTGCCGCGCTGTCCGTGGGCGCGTACGCCCTGATCCTCTGGGCGCAGACCCGCGCCGAACTCGCGCCCATCGCCGCCCTGCGCGAGTCCTCGGTCATCGTGGGCGCGGCCATCGGTGCCGTGGTTTTCAAGGAGCGCTTCGGGGCGGCGCGGATCGCCGCCGCGGGGTTGGTGGTGGTGGGAATCGGCCTCATGCTCGGCTGAGTCGCCCGCCCAAGGCCCAACCACCCGGGCTACCGGGAAATCCCCGTGCCCGTCACACGGGGTGCTCGCCGGACACAACGGCAAGTGTCCAATTGGCGGTGCCACCGCGTATCTGGACAGAGAGCTTCTGGGTGGTGATTTCCGTAAAGACTCGCCCAACGGTGATAGGCCCGTTGCAACCGATCTTGCTGGGGTCGTCCCCCGGATTGTTGCGGTCGACGATTGTCATCCTGCCTTTGCCGGTGCAGGTGGCATAGATGGTGTATACGTCTGTTTCTGGTTTGAAAACAGGCAGGTCAGTGCTGCCGCCGCCCCTGGTCTCAGGTATGAGAATCTCCGCATCGGCGGGCAGGTCGAGCGCCGATTGCGTGGCGCCGGCTCCCGAGCAGGCTGCGGTGAACATCAGGACGAGCAGGGCGGGCGCCGTGGCGTAACGGCCCATGGGGCACTCTCCTCAGGGACGGAACGCTTAGCGACCTTGCAGTTGCTTGTTCGGCCCCAGGTGAGGGCCGGTGTGGTCAGGTTGATCAGAACACCTGAACCGATCAGAGGGGAAGGGAACTTGAGCAAGATATGAGGTGAACGCGTCACGTTTGGGGCGGGTGATGCCCGAGAGGTCGTGGGCCGCGACGCTGTTGCGGTCCGTCACCGAGTGGCCGAGGGCGTGGTGCGGCCACAGGCCGCCCGCGATCCGGCGGCTGCGTTCCGCCCAGACGCGGGCCGGGGTGTCGCGGGGCGTGTAGTGGTTGAGGGCGTAACCGGCCGAGTGGATACGGAGGAGACTGAAGCCGCCCGGGTAGTCCTTCACCGCGCTGACCTCCTGGAACGTCACGTGCGGCGCCTCGTCCAGGACCGTGCGCTTGTTGCGGTGGGTGTGGCCGGCGTGGTGCAGGAAGACGCCCCGCGCCGCCGCGTAGGCCGCGAGGATCGCCCGGGCCTGCCGACGGGCCAGGCGCTGGCCGGCGCTCACCGGGAACAGGGAGTGCCGTACCGTCAGCGGATGGTGGCCGAAGACCAGCGTCGGCTGTTCCCGCGCCTGCCGCAGCCGCGCCCGCAGCCACGCCAGCTGCTCCGCCCCCATCCCGCCCGCGTCGGCGCCGCTGCCCGCCTTCTCGTAGGTGTCCAGGCCGATGATCCGCAGGCCGCCCACCTCATGGGCGAAGTACGTGGCATCCCCGGGGGCGCTGAGGAACGCCCTGTGGAAGGGGTCGTCCTCGGGGCCCGCGCGGTCGTGGTTGCCCCGTACGACGAAGTAGTCGCGTCCGTGCACGCCGAAACCGTCCAGGATGCGCCTCGCCGTCGCCAGGTCGCCGGGCGCGCCGCCCGCCGAGATGTCCCCGGCGGCCAGCAGCAGATCCGCCCCGCGCCGCCGGGCCTCCGCGACCACCGCCCGGCTCATGATCTCCGGGTAAGGGGCCCGGCCCGGCGCCTGCGAGACGCCGCGCAGGAGGGGGAGTCCGGCCACCAGTCCCGCCGTCGTCTCGCCCAGGTGCAGGTCGTTGCAGAGGGCGATCGAGAGGAGATGGCGGCCCGGTGGGGGCTGGGGTGTGGTGAAGGAGTAGGGGCCCGCGGGAGTGCCGAGGCCGTGCGGCGAGGTGCCCACCGCGTTGCCGCCGGCCAGGTGCAGGGGCGTCGGAGTGGCGGGGACGCCCCGGGAGCGGGCCTGGTAGTAGTACGTCTGGCCGGGCTCCAGGCCGGTCAGCTCGACCTGGTGGTGAGCGGTCGGGCGGTCCTCGCCGGCGACCCGGTTCAGTCGGGCCGGGTGGGTGCCGTACACCACCTCGCCCTCGGTGATCGCCGGGATCATCTGGCCGAGCCCGTCGTCGGTGCCGGGTACGCCGGTGAACCAGGTGAGCACGGCGTGGTCCTCGGCCAGCGTGACCAGTTCCAACTGGACGGCGGCGACTGGGCCGGAGTGCCGGGTGCGCAGGGCGTGCAGGACGACGGGAGTGACGAGGGCGGCGGAGCGCAGGACGTGGTGGGGAGCGGGGAGCGCGGAGAGGGATGCGAGGGCTGAGCGGGCGGCTTGGGGAGCGGTCAGGCAACAGCGCATGCCGCCTTGGTGCCCCACGGCAGTGAACGGCGGCCGTGGTCGCGGCGGCGTCCGCAGGTCCGTAACACGGCAAGAGCGCCGGGAACGCGACAAGTCGGGCAGTCAAGGAGCACCCTGGAAGCAATCCCGGAGACAGGTGATCCCGGGAGCAGATGATCCTGGAGTCCAGGTGATCCGGAGGTGATCATCATGATGCACACCACTGTGGGATGGCATGTCGAGCTCGAGTTCCAGGAGGACGACACCCACACGAAGGCGGCGGCGCTGGTGCGCTTGCCCGACGGTTCCGAGGTGCGGGCCCACGGACAGGCCAGCAGGCACCACACCGACGCGAATCAGCCGAGGGTCGGCGAGGAGATCGCCGGGGCAAGGGCGTTGAACGAACTCGCCATGCGCCTGCTGACCAAGGCGCACGACGAGATCGACTCGGCGTCGGGGCGCACGTCCCACCCGATTCACGTCTGACCGGCATTCCTCACGGCCGAACCGCCGATACCCAGGGGCGTGGCGGCGTCCGGAGCGGGTCGACTTCCGCGAAGACGGGCCGTCACGCCCTCGGCTGCCGTGCCGGGTCCCGGGAGAACCCGGGGATCCGGGGCCGCT
Proteins encoded in this window:
- a CDS encoding type II toxin-antitoxin system RelE family toxin, producing the protein MSKYRTVFRPEAQAELPKIPRDMALRILVKLTELESDPLGCNTTALVSQPDRRRLRVGDYRIIYTIDNGELVVWVVHVGHRSTA
- a CDS encoding purple acid phosphatase family protein; the encoded protein is MRCCLTAPQAARSALASLSALPAPHHVLRSAALVTPVVLHALRTRHSGPVAAVQLELVTLAEDHAVLTWFTGVPGTDDGLGQMIPAITEGEVVYGTHPARLNRVAGEDRPTAHHQVELTGLEPGQTYYYQARSRGVPATPTPLHLAGGNAVGTSPHGLGTPAGPYSFTTPQPPPGRHLLSIALCNDLHLGETTAGLVAGLPLLRGVSQAPGRAPYPEIMSRAVVAEARRRGADLLLAAGDISAGGAPGDLATARRILDGFGVHGRDYFVVRGNHDRAGPEDDPFHRAFLSAPGDATYFAHEVGGLRIIGLDTYEKAGSGADAGGMGAEQLAWLRARLRQAREQPTLVFGHHPLTVRHSLFPVSAGQRLARRQARAILAAYAAARGVFLHHAGHTHRNKRTVLDEAPHVTFQEVSAVKDYPGGFSLLRIHSAGYALNHYTPRDTPARVWAERSRRIAGGLWPHHALGHSVTDRNSVAAHDLSGITRPKRDAFTSYLAQVPFPSDRFRCSDQPDHTGPHLGPNKQLQGR
- a CDS encoding ATP-binding protein; protein product: MNQEAAPAEPQLDHPIRNFTVLLSPTPRGARLARLLGVEQLRAWGLPLHPAEHILAELAANAATHGRVPGRDFRLTLYVVGDTLRIEVTDTRGDRLPRLTHPTPHTDSGRGLLLVDTLADRWGVTHGPQPRKTVWAELHKGQCVHMGRDAPLVHDADAHRVHP
- a CDS encoding YbaK/EbsC family protein, with translation MTTSSAHPRFAAALDALGLSELQARIRRFPDATRTAAEAAAAIGCELSQICKSLVFAADGVPVLVLMDGASRVDVELVRQELGAGKVTRADADVVRETTGYAIGGVPPFGHRSRTRVLADRSLLDHDVVWAAAGTPHTVFPMEPKALITHAGGTLVDVRERTA
- a CDS encoding DUF397 domain-containing protein gives rise to the protein MSTPELHWFKSSYSDSSNPSDCVEIAITSATIHIRDSKAPGVAQLTVTPAAWSDFLTHVSDWPTPGPAC
- a CDS encoding helix-turn-helix domain-containing protein, which translates into the protein MSNEGVDEAGWDVEPGDENAPLVEAVGRLAKLCREEAGMRVAEFARAVGYGEDMIRKIERGARIPRVEFLERADEVLNAGGHLKAFKEDMRRARYPQKVRELAQLEGRAVELQLYGNHNIHGLLQTPEYARALLQTWRPRLSDDELERAVAARVARQSIFERVPAPELSFVQEQVTLERPVGGTMTLRRQLERLLEVAQLPNVEFQVMPTSCADHPGTGGRIQMLKFGDGTALGRTDDEFGGRPVSDPRHLRVLELRYGIIRAQALTPRESLAFIEQALGRL
- a CDS encoding DMT family transporter, with protein sequence MTPLVTAAVLLAAVTHASWNAIAHRITDKLVGFALISGGGLVIGLALLPFVAVPAARAWPYLLLSAAVHMAYYALLMKSFRLGDFGQAYPIARGSAPLVVTVLAAVFAHEVPDGWVVAGIAVSCAGLTGAALWGLRGRQPHWRAIGAALATGLSIAVYTVVDGLGVRASGSSLGYVAWLMAVQGVVIPAYAVCVWRAETVARLRPFLGLGLLGAALSVGAYALILWAQTRAELAPIAALRESSVIVGAAIGAVVFKERFGAARIAAAGLVVVGIGLMLG
- a CDS encoding DUF1876 domain-containing protein, with amino-acid sequence MMHTTVGWHVELEFQEDDTHTKAAALVRLPDGSEVRAHGQASRHHTDANQPRVGEEIAGARALNELAMRLLTKAHDEIDSASGRTSHPIHV
- a CDS encoding class I SAM-dependent methyltransferase gives rise to the protein MSRYLFDNTDARTPDRFSVLESCYDPFSRRQLQLTGLAPGWRCLEVGGGGGSLGDWLAQQVGPGGEVTITDLDPRWAQSRPHPPQVRLLRHDIVNDPLPGEGYDLIHARLVLLHLPERLDVLDRLVAALRPGGRLVLDEFDCTWTPILAAPDEESASLFQDLHSALLTQLEKAGADVRWGVRTHAAMTKAGLHEVTSMTYGESWAGGGKGISLHRVNMQQAREGLLADGVTEAQLTRFYALLDDPAFVVNSYPLISTRGRA
- a CDS encoding MMPL family transporter yields the protein MATFLYKLGRLAFRRRHFVALIWVALLTLAGVGAASAPTPGTTSFSIPGTEAQKAFDLLEERFPGMSADGATARVVFKAPAGEKMTDAANKSTVEDTVQELSDGSEVASVADPFAAKAVSRDGTIAYAQVKYDVSGMELEDSSREALQEAAQEARDAGLTVEIGGDALQTTPETGATEIIGIGVAAVVLVITFGSLLAAGLPLLTAIIGVGIGVATITALASTLDLGSTTSTLATMIGLAVGIDYALFIVSRYRAELAEGREREEAAGRAVGTAGSAVVFAGLTVVIALVGLSVVNIPMLTKMGIAAAGTVAIAVLIALTMIPALLGYAGRKVRPAGEKSKLLGGTRASKRGRPNMGTRWASFVVRRPVAVLLLGVLGLGAAAVPAASLELGLPDDGSQPTSTTQRRAYDLLSEGFGPGFNGPLMVVVDAKTSDDPQAAFGEVTDEIKGLANVVTVTPPVPNESGDTATITVIPDSKPSSVTTEDLVHAIRDTGAQVKADTDAEVLVTGSTAMNIDVSEKLNDALIPYLILVVGLAFLLLIVVFRSILVPLKAALGFLLSVMAALGAVVAVFQWGWLSGLMGVEETGPVMSMMPIFMVGVVFGLAMDYEVFLVTRMREAYVHGEKPSQAVVTGFRHGARVVTAAAVIMMAVFAGFIGSSESMVKMIGFGLAIAVFFDAFVVRMAIVPAVLALLGKKAWWLPKWLDRALPNVDVEGEGLRTAADRASKDEDRELIRA
- a CDS encoding type II toxin-antitoxin system Phd/YefM family antitoxin, which translates into the protein MTQMPIESIRDVRAHLAEVVERADRDDTPTVITRRGKQVAAVVSIEVLRKYQEWEEREINRIIDERMANPAAGIPIEDVMRETLERSE